A genomic window from Algoriphagus sp. Y33 includes:
- a CDS encoding S9 family peptidase, whose translation MKVLSLVLITCIFVVSSFAQDITGQWHGALKVQGIQLRLVFNVEQTESGYSSTMDSPDQGAFGIPVTSTRFQDGTLKIAITNANIIYEGTLGDDNRIVGVFTQAGQSFPMNLSRDEIEKLGSNRPQEPKKPFPYRSEEVIFENKQAEILLAGTLTMPEEDGKYPAVVLISGSGPQNRDEELMGHKPFLVLSDYLTRNGIAVLRFDDRGTAASTGDFASATSVDFATDVASAVQYLQSRPEIDKSKIGLIGHSEGGIIAPMVAADSDDIDFIVLLAGTGIRGDKLLLAQQELIGKASGISPTQLEESAMLNRGIFDIVLKDQGTEEMKGEMRNYMAQAFRNIPPVNLPSGLTEDKFVNDQMARMKELSSPWMQNFIRYDPAPALEKVSCPVLALNGEKDLQVPPKENLEAIKAGLAKGGNTNVTTMELPGLNHLFQEAETGAPSEYGTIEQTFSPVAMEVVLGWIKEQVE comes from the coding sequence ATGAAAGTTCTCTCACTAGTTCTCATTACTTGCATTTTTGTAGTTTCATCTTTCGCTCAAGACATCACGGGACAATGGCATGGAGCCCTGAAAGTTCAGGGTATCCAACTGCGACTGGTATTCAATGTGGAGCAAACTGAAAGCGGCTACAGCTCGACGATGGACAGTCCGGATCAAGGCGCATTTGGGATACCGGTGACCTCAACCCGCTTCCAAGACGGTACTTTGAAAATCGCCATTACCAATGCGAATATCATCTATGAGGGAACTTTAGGTGATGACAATAGGATCGTAGGTGTTTTTACTCAAGCAGGTCAGTCTTTTCCTATGAATCTGTCCAGAGACGAAATCGAGAAACTGGGTTCTAATAGACCTCAAGAGCCTAAAAAACCTTTTCCTTACCGTTCGGAAGAGGTGATTTTTGAAAATAAGCAAGCTGAAATACTGCTGGCTGGTACGCTCACGATGCCAGAAGAAGATGGAAAGTATCCAGCGGTAGTGTTGATTTCTGGATCTGGTCCTCAAAATCGTGATGAGGAACTGATGGGGCACAAGCCTTTTTTGGTTTTGTCGGACTACCTGACTAGAAATGGCATTGCTGTATTGCGCTTTGATGATCGTGGGACAGCGGCTTCCACAGGGGATTTTGCAAGTGCGACTTCAGTGGATTTTGCTACGGACGTAGCTTCAGCTGTGCAGTATTTGCAGTCAAGACCTGAGATAGACAAAAGTAAAATCGGGCTGATCGGACATAGCGAAGGCGGAATTATAGCACCAATGGTTGCTGCAGATTCAGACGATATTGACTTTATCGTTTTGCTTGCGGGAACCGGAATTCGGGGAGATAAGCTACTTCTTGCCCAGCAGGAATTGATTGGAAAAGCATCAGGAATAAGCCCTACTCAGTTGGAAGAAAGTGCAATGCTTAATAGAGGCATCTTCGATATAGTCCTTAAAGATCAGGGGACAGAAGAGATGAAGGGAGAGATGAGAAATTACATGGCTCAAGCATTCCGCAATATTCCTCCTGTCAATCTGCCTAGTGGCTTGACTGAAGATAAATTTGTCAACGATCAGATGGCGAGGATGAAAGAATTGAGCAGCCCCTGGATGCAGAATTTCATCAGGTACGATCCTGCTCCGGCTTTAGAAAAAGTAAGCTGTCCCGTATTGGCACTCAATGGAGAAAAAGACCTGCAAGTCCCGCCGAAAGAGAACCTGGAAGCGATCAAGGCTGGTTTGGCAAAAGGAGGAAACACAAACGTGACCACGATGGAATTGCCGGGGCTGAACCACCTATTCCAAGAAGCAGAAACAGGTGCGCCAAGTGAATACGGAACAATTGAACAGACTTTTTCTCCAGTCGCAATGGAAGTGGTGCTGGGGTGGATTAAGGAGCAGGTGGAGTGA